A region from the Muribaculum gordoncarteri genome encodes:
- the trxA gene encoding thioredoxin — MATQFTDQNVKELIASGKPVVIDCWATWCGPCVRMSPIIDELAEQFGDKAVIGKYNIDEQSDLTAEHRIMSIPTILFFKEGKLVDRLAGSQPKSTLEDKINALIG, encoded by the coding sequence AGAACTTATCGCAAGCGGAAAGCCTGTAGTGATTGACTGTTGGGCCACTTGGTGCGGACCCTGTGTTCGCATGAGCCCCATTATCGACGAGCTCGCCGAGCAGTTTGGCGACAAAGCCGTCATCGGCAAGTACAATATCGACGAGCAGAGCGACCTCACAGCCGAGCACCGCATTATGTCGATTCCCACAATCCTTTTCTTCAAGGAAGGAAAGCTTGTAGACCGTCTTGCCGGCTCACAGCCCAAGTCGACCCTCGAGGACAAAATCAACGCCCTCATCGGCTAA
- the typA gene encoding translational GTPase TypA, whose protein sequence is MQNIRNIAIIAHVDHGKTTLVDKMLLAGNLFRENQNAGELILDNNDLERERGITILSKNVSINYKGYKINIIDTPGHADFGGEVERVLNMADGCLLLVDAFEGPMPQTRFVLQKAIQMGLKPVVVINKVDKPNCRPDEVQEMVFDLMFNLDATEEQLDFPTVYGSAKQGWMSTDWRKPTDNILPVLDTIIEHIPAPQTLEGAPQMLITSLDFSNYVGRIAVGRVHRGTLREGMDIALCKRDGSVVKQRIKELHTFEGMGRKKVSEVSSGDICALVGIEGFEIGDTVSDINNPEPLPRIAIDEPTMSMTFTINDSPFFGKDGKFVTSRHIADRLTRELDRNLALRVSKAPHEDVWTVYGRGVLHLSVLIETMRREGYELQVGQPQVIIKEIDGQKCEPVELLTINVPEEYSSKIIDMVTRRRGEMVSMNTQNDRLHIEFQIPSRGIIGLRNNVLTASAGEAIMAHRFLEYQPWKGDIERRTNGSLIAMEAGTAYAYAIDKLQDRGRFFIFPQEEVYAGQVVGENAKDNDIVVNVTKSKKLTNMRASGADDKARIIPPVVFSLEEALEYIKEDEYVEVTPHHLRLRKIILDELERKRANKQ, encoded by the coding sequence ATGCAGAACATCAGAAACATTGCCATTATCGCACACGTTGACCATGGCAAGACCACATTGGTGGACAAAATGCTGCTTGCAGGAAACCTGTTCCGCGAAAATCAGAATGCCGGCGAGCTTATACTTGACAACAACGATCTTGAGCGTGAACGTGGCATAACAATCCTGTCCAAGAATGTATCCATCAACTACAAAGGATATAAAATCAATATTATTGACACCCCGGGACACGCCGACTTCGGCGGTGAAGTGGAGCGAGTGCTGAACATGGCCGACGGATGCCTGCTGCTTGTCGACGCTTTCGAGGGTCCCATGCCCCAGACTCGATTCGTGCTGCAAAAAGCCATACAGATGGGACTGAAGCCCGTTGTGGTGATCAACAAGGTCGACAAGCCCAACTGCCGCCCCGACGAAGTACAGGAGATGGTGTTTGATCTGATGTTCAACCTTGACGCTACCGAGGAGCAGCTCGACTTCCCCACAGTCTACGGTTCGGCCAAGCAGGGCTGGATGTCGACCGACTGGCGCAAGCCCACCGACAACATTCTCCCCGTGCTTGATACCATAATCGAGCACATCCCCGCTCCCCAGACTCTCGAAGGCGCCCCCCAGATGCTCATAACATCGCTCGACTTCTCCAACTATGTGGGACGAATAGCCGTAGGACGCGTACATCGCGGCACCCTTCGCGAAGGCATGGACATTGCCCTCTGCAAGCGCGACGGCTCGGTTGTGAAGCAGCGCATAAAGGAGCTGCACACATTTGAGGGAATGGGTCGAAAGAAGGTCAGCGAAGTAAGCTCGGGCGACATCTGCGCACTTGTGGGAATCGAAGGATTTGAAATCGGCGACACCGTTTCCGACATAAACAATCCCGAACCCCTGCCCCGCATCGCCATCGACGAGCCCACAATGTCGATGACATTCACAATCAACGACTCGCCATTCTTCGGTAAGGACGGAAAATTCGTAACCTCACGACACATTGCCGACCGATTGACACGCGAGCTCGACCGCAACCTCGCGCTGCGTGTGAGCAAGGCTCCCCACGAGGATGTTTGGACAGTCTACGGCCGTGGTGTGCTGCATTTGTCGGTGCTCATCGAAACAATGCGCCGCGAAGGCTATGAACTTCAGGTGGGACAGCCCCAGGTTATCATAAAGGAGATCGACGGACAGAAGTGCGAGCCGGTCGAGCTTCTCACAATCAACGTTCCCGAGGAGTACTCGAGCAAGATCATCGACATGGTTACTCGCCGCCGTGGCGAAATGGTGTCGATGAACACCCAGAACGACCGTCTGCACATCGAGTTCCAGATTCCCTCGCGAGGCATCATCGGACTGCGCAACAACGTGCTCACCGCCTCAGCCGGAGAAGCTATCATGGCTCACCGATTCCTTGAATATCAACCCTGGAAAGGCGACATCGAGCGACGCACCAACGGCTCTCTCATCGCAATGGAGGCCGGAACCGCCTATGCCTACGCAATTGACAAGCTTCAGGATCGCGGACGATTCTTCATCTTCCCTCAGGAAGAGGTATATGCCGGACAGGTTGTGGGCGAAAACGCCAAGGACAACGACATCGTGGTAAATGTCACCAAGTCCAAGAAACTCACCAACATGCGTGCTTCGGGAGCCGACGACAAGGCCCGCATAATCCCGCCCGTAGTATTCAGCTTGGAAGAAGCGCTCGAATATATCAAGGAGGACGAATATGTCGAAGTAACACCCCACCACCTGCGACTACGCAAGATTATTCTCGACGAACTTGAACGCAAACGCGCTAACAAACAATAA